In a genomic window of Gemmatimonadaceae bacterium:
- the dnaB gene encoding replicative DNA helicase, which translates to MTSLPVPVSNQQVAARDPFKERGAPWSREAEQAVLGAMLLDPDAIMRVTEHVDDTMFWLEGHRRLFRAMVAITERGTGVDPITLAAELEQKQELEHAGGREYIAFLLDASPTAAHVEYHARIVKEKALLRRLIEVSTEIVTEAYESRLPASDLLDAAESRIFSLGQQKEKTGFTRIKELLWPAMEKLEALAQRDQTVTGVPTGFTELDQMTSGFQPADLIIVAARPSMGKTAFTLNIAQHAAITAKVPTAFFSLEMSKESLVQRMLASEALIDAQALRKGGRALDESMPRLAQAAGILSHAPIFIDDTPGITILEMRAKARRLKKDHDLGLIIVDYLQLMTGPAGVENRQQEVSQISRGLKAIAKELGVPVVALSQLSRAPEQRTGDDKGRPQLSDLRESGAIEQDADVIMFIFRQEVYAERDENGRLKDPSVEGRAEIIIGKQRNGPIGSARLYFHKQYTRFDNFSNRQPPPELGGGGGYGGPRLVKGPDDFSGTPF; encoded by the coding sequence ATGACCAGTCTTCCGGTTCCCGTTTCGAATCAGCAAGTGGCCGCGCGCGATCCGTTCAAGGAACGTGGCGCGCCCTGGTCGCGTGAAGCCGAGCAGGCGGTGCTCGGCGCCATGCTGCTCGACCCCGACGCGATCATGCGCGTCACCGAACATGTCGACGACACGATGTTCTGGCTGGAAGGGCATCGTCGGCTCTTCCGGGCCATGGTCGCCATCACGGAGCGCGGCACCGGCGTCGATCCGATCACGTTGGCGGCGGAGCTCGAGCAGAAGCAGGAACTCGAACACGCCGGCGGGCGCGAGTACATCGCCTTCCTCCTCGACGCGTCGCCGACGGCGGCGCACGTGGAGTATCACGCACGCATCGTGAAGGAGAAGGCGCTGCTGCGGCGCCTCATCGAAGTCAGCACCGAGATCGTCACCGAAGCCTATGAGTCGCGGTTGCCGGCGTCGGATCTCCTCGATGCCGCCGAGTCCCGCATCTTTTCGCTGGGGCAGCAGAAGGAGAAGACGGGCTTCACGCGCATCAAGGAGCTGCTGTGGCCCGCCATGGAGAAGCTCGAGGCGCTCGCGCAGCGCGATCAGACGGTGACCGGGGTGCCGACCGGCTTCACCGAACTCGATCAGATGACGTCGGGCTTCCAGCCGGCCGACCTGATCATCGTGGCCGCGCGTCCGTCGATGGGCAAAACGGCGTTCACGCTCAATATCGCGCAGCACGCGGCCATTACCGCCAAGGTACCCACGGCGTTCTTCTCGCTCGAAATGAGCAAGGAGTCGCTCGTGCAGCGTATGCTGGCGTCGGAAGCGCTCATCGACGCGCAGGCGTTGCGTAAAGGTGGTAGAGCGCTCGACGAATCGATGCCACGTCTCGCGCAGGCGGCTGGTATTCTGAGCCATGCGCCCATTTTCATCGACGACACCCCCGGCATCACCATTCTCGAGATGCGCGCCAAGGCGCGACGCCTCAAGAAGGATCACGATCTCGGGCTCATCATCGTGGACTACCTGCAGCTCATGACCGGACCCGCCGGCGTGGAGAACCGTCAGCAGGAAGTCTCGCAGATCTCGCGTGGCCTCAAGGCCATCGCGAAGGAACTCGGCGTGCCCGTCGTGGCGCTGTCGCAGCTCTCGCGTGCACCCGAACAGCGCACCGGCGACGACAAGGGGCGCCCCCAGCTCTCCGACCTGCGTGAGTCGGGCGCCATCGAGCAGGACGCCGACGTCATCATGTTCATCTTCCGGCAGGAAGTGTACGCCGAACGCGATGAGAACGGCCGGCTCAAGGATCCGAGCGTGGAAGGCCGCGCCGAAATCATCATCGGCAAGCAGCGAAACGGCCCGATCGGCAGTGCGCGGCTCTACTTCCACAAGCAGTACACGCGCTTCGACAACTTCTCGAACCGGCAGCCGCCGCCGGAGCTCGGCGGTGGGGGCGGCTATGGGGGCCCGCGACTCGTGAAGGGGCCCGACGACTTCAGCGGCACGCCGTTCTGA
- the radA gene encoding DNA repair protein RadA gives MAKAKSVYRCTECGAEYPKWAGRCESCGAWNTLGEEVVAAAPVSKRTAARAAAGIAGNTVTLGTVTAAATPRWRTGLDEFDFVLGGGIVPGSMVLVGGEPGIGKSTLLLQVAARLESAGQSALYVSGEESALQVRLRADRLAEDASGVSLYTETSLETILATASQALPNGKRPSVLIVDSIQTVHTELLEGAPGNVGQVRECAARLMRFAKDTGTAVFVIGHVTKGGGIAGPKTLEHIVDTVLYFEGDGTLDHRVLRATKNRFGSVDEIGVFRMVGTGLIPVENPSALFLGDRREVASGSAVCALMEGTRPVLVEVQALAARAGFGTPQRVANGIDARRLALLLAVLDKRGGFSCAQLDVFCNVVGGMRVQEPSVDLAVVAALASSVVDRPLPAQAIFLGELGLGGEVRPVSQVERRLAEAAKLGMTSAYLSDRALPRRAPGDIRLIGVRTLGDVLQRTVGKDADTFAGTNAGTPAGRHA, from the coding sequence ATGGCGAAGGCCAAGTCCGTCTATCGCTGCACCGAGTGCGGCGCCGAGTATCCCAAGTGGGCCGGCCGCTGCGAAAGCTGCGGCGCCTGGAACACACTGGGCGAGGAAGTCGTCGCCGCCGCGCCGGTCAGCAAGCGCACCGCCGCGCGCGCGGCGGCGGGCATCGCCGGCAACACGGTCACGTTGGGCACCGTCACGGCCGCCGCCACGCCGCGCTGGCGCACGGGGCTCGACGAATTCGACTTTGTGCTGGGCGGCGGCATCGTGCCCGGGTCCATGGTGCTCGTGGGCGGCGAGCCGGGCATCGGGAAGAGCACGCTGCTGCTGCAGGTGGCGGCGCGCCTCGAAAGTGCGGGGCAGAGCGCCCTCTACGTGAGCGGCGAGGAAAGCGCGCTCCAGGTACGGCTGCGCGCCGATCGCCTGGCCGAAGATGCCAGCGGCGTGTCGCTCTACACCGAAACATCGCTCGAAACCATTCTGGCGACGGCCTCGCAGGCGCTCCCGAATGGCAAGCGCCCCAGTGTGCTCATCGTGGACTCCATCCAGACGGTCCACACCGAACTGCTGGAAGGCGCACCGGGCAACGTGGGGCAGGTGCGCGAGTGTGCGGCGCGGCTGATGCGCTTTGCCAAGGACACCGGCACCGCCGTGTTCGTGATTGGCCATGTCACCAAGGGTGGCGGGATTGCCGGTCCCAAGACGCTCGAACACATCGTCGACACGGTGCTGTACTTCGAGGGGGATGGCACGCTCGATCATCGCGTGCTGCGCGCCACGAAGAACCGGTTCGGTAGCGTCGATGAGATCGGCGTCTTTCGCATGGTCGGCACCGGCCTCATTCCGGTCGAGAATCCGTCGGCACTCTTTCTCGGTGACCGCCGCGAGGTCGCCAGCGGCAGCGCGGTGTGTGCGCTCATGGAGGGCACCCGGCCGGTGCTGGTGGAGGTGCAGGCGCTCGCCGCACGGGCCGGCTTCGGCACGCCGCAACGCGTGGCCAACGGCATTGATGCGCGACGACTCGCGCTCTTGCTCGCCGTGCTGGACAAGCGCGGCGGCTTCTCGTGCGCGCAACTCGATGTGTTCTGCAACGTGGTGGGCGGGATGCGGGTGCAGGAACCGAGCGTGGATCTCGCGGTGGTCGCGGCCCTCGCGTCTAGTGTCGTCGATCGCCCACTGCCCGCGCAGGCCATCTTTCTCGGCGAGCTGGGCCTCGGCGGTGAAGTGCGCCCGGTCTCGCAGGTGGAGCGTCGCCTCGCCGAAGCGGCCAAGCTGGGGATGACGAGTGCCTATCTTTCGGATCGCGCGCTGCCGCGGCGTGCCCCCGGGGACATTCGCCTGATCGGCGTCCGCACCCTCGGGGATGTCCTGCAGCGCACCGTCGGCAAGGATGCGGACACCTTTGCGGGCACGAATGCAGGAACCCCTGCCGGAAGACATGCATGA
- a CDS encoding DNA-directed RNA polymerase subunit omega, producing the protein MQVFTPTEVSKHAANKYLSVLIAAKFARRLNEFPRDRSLHEKKLTTRALEELSGGSIEYKVVPRRPTA; encoded by the coding sequence ATGCAGGTGTTTACGCCGACCGAAGTATCGAAGCACGCGGCCAACAAGTATCTGAGTGTGCTCATCGCGGCCAAGTTTGCGCGCCGCCTCAACGAATTTCCCCGCGACCGCTCGCTGCACGAGAAGAAGCTGACGACGCGCGCCCTCGAGGAGCTCTCCGGCGGGTCGATCGAGTACAAGGTCGTGCCGCGCCGCCCGACGGCCTGA
- a CDS encoding uracil-DNA glycosylase: MDAKDRLRRYLEQRRELGESEFVLDTLSVEDVMRMVGVRGASAARAETRGDSRADTRADTRAEARAASRLESRPETAADAPESAPAAAPPPAPSVRFSGDASTDWRSTLQAEAPQGARPAPVPVPAAGGRTELPPWLAALGAPAGLEAGRLQVAELLPEVAASTTLEHIAAHVTACQRCGLHKTARNAVPGEGNPQAEVLCVGEAPGANEDEQGRPFVGEAGQLLNKILGAIQLTRDGVYICNVLKHRPPGNRDPLPDEVAACQPYLLRQIELVKPKVIIAWGRFAAQTLMQTTTGIGQLRGQIHRYHGVPLIVTYHPAALLRNEAWKRPTWEDVKLARRVLDAARDAAGPSVS, from the coding sequence GTGGACGCCAAAGACCGCCTGCGGCGCTATCTCGAGCAACGCCGCGAACTCGGTGAGTCCGAGTTCGTGCTCGACACGCTGTCAGTCGAGGACGTGATGCGCATGGTGGGCGTGCGGGGGGCGTCGGCCGCGCGGGCAGAGACGCGCGGCGATTCGCGTGCGGACACGCGTGCGGACACGCGCGCGGAAGCCCGTGCGGCCTCGCGACTCGAAAGCCGCCCCGAGACGGCGGCGGACGCACCCGAGTCCGCACCGGCCGCAGCACCGCCCCCAGCCCCGTCGGTCCGCTTCAGTGGCGACGCCAGCACCGACTGGCGCAGCACCTTGCAGGCGGAGGCCCCGCAGGGCGCCCGGCCGGCCCCCGTCCCCGTGCCAGCCGCTGGCGGCCGGACCGAGCTGCCGCCGTGGCTGGCGGCGCTGGGCGCGCCCGCGGGGCTGGAAGCCGGCCGGCTGCAGGTGGCCGAGCTGCTCCCCGAAGTAGCGGCCAGCACCACGCTGGAGCACATCGCCGCGCACGTCACCGCCTGTCAGCGGTGCGGCCTCCACAAGACGGCACGCAACGCGGTGCCCGGCGAGGGCAATCCGCAGGCCGAGGTGCTCTGCGTGGGCGAAGCGCCGGGCGCCAACGAAGACGAACAGGGACGCCCGTTCGTGGGCGAAGCCGGCCAGTTGCTCAACAAGATCCTGGGCGCCATTCAGCTCACGCGCGACGGGGTCTACATCTGCAACGTCCTGAAGCACCGTCCGCCCGGCAATCGCGATCCGCTCCCCGACGAAGTCGCCGCCTGTCAGCCGTACTTGCTGCGACAGATCGAGCTCGTGAAGCCCAAGGTGATCATCGCCTGGGGGCGCTTCGCCGCGCAGACGCTAATGCAGACCACGACCGGCATCGGCCAGCTCCGCGGGCAGATTCATCGCTATCACGGCGTCCCGCTCATTGTGACCTATCATCCGGCGGCCCTGCTGCGCAACGAGGCGTGGAAGCGCCCGACGTGGGAGGATGTGAAGCTCGCGCGGCGCGTCCTCGACGCGGCGCGCGACGCCGCCGGCCCCAGTGTGTCCTGA
- a CDS encoding YicC family protein has product MVDVALGTRFIAASMIRSMTGFGQAEGTVGSLRVIVDVRTVNHRFFSPSIKLPGSFSRWETDVREAMRLKVSRGHVTLSARAERLTDSPIAIDEARFAAVVTQLKTLVDRYALAGGVDLASVLRMPDVLAATREDDATGTVEELVGIVDRALEALAKSRAEEGHRLATVLRQRLDVIEGALQRIGARAPERLVAHRDRLRASVRELTEGLTIDETRLAQEIAILADRMDVAEELDRFHSHLAAFRGALAEADGEPVGKRLGFLLQEMLREANTTGSKAADAAILHEVVGLKEELERIREQVENLE; this is encoded by the coding sequence ATGGTTGACGTTGCTCTCGGGACGCGTTTCATTGCCGCCAGCATGATTCGCTCCATGACTGGCTTCGGCCAAGCCGAAGGCACCGTCGGATCGCTGCGGGTGATCGTGGATGTGCGCACGGTCAACCACCGATTCTTCTCGCCCAGCATCAAGCTCCCGGGGAGCTTTTCGCGCTGGGAAACGGACGTGCGCGAAGCGATGCGGCTCAAGGTGAGCCGCGGGCACGTCACCCTCTCGGCGCGCGCGGAGCGCCTGACCGACTCGCCCATCGCAATTGACGAGGCGCGGTTCGCGGCGGTGGTGACGCAGCTCAAGACACTGGTGGATCGCTACGCGCTCGCCGGCGGCGTGGACCTCGCGAGCGTGCTGCGCATGCCCGACGTGCTCGCGGCGACCCGGGAGGACGATGCGACGGGCACCGTGGAGGAGCTCGTCGGCATCGTGGATCGCGCCCTCGAGGCGCTCGCGAAGTCCCGGGCCGAAGAAGGCCATCGGCTGGCCACCGTGCTGCGTCAGCGGCTCGATGTGATCGAAGGGGCGCTGCAGCGCATTGGCGCGCGCGCACCGGAGCGGCTGGTGGCGCATCGTGACCGGCTGCGAGCCTCCGTCCGTGAGCTGACCGAGGGGCTGACCATCGACGAAACGCGGCTGGCGCAGGAGATCGCGATTCTGGCCGACCGCATGGACGTGGCCGAGGAGCTCGATCGCTTTCACTCGCATCTGGCGGCCTTTCGGGGCGCCCTGGCGGAGGCCGACGGCGAACCCGTCGGGAAGCGGCTCGGTTTCCTGCTTCAGGAAATGCTGCGCGAGGCGAATACCACGGGCAGTAAGGCCGCCGATGCGGCCATCCTCCATGAAGTCGTCGGACTGAAGGAGGAGCTGGAACGGATCCGCGAGCAGGTCGAGAACCTCGAATGA
- the gmk gene encoding guanylate kinase, whose translation MTTFPVILSAPSGGGKTTIARRLLERRADLGYSVSCTTRAPREGEVDGRDYRFLSPEAFLAARDAGEFAEWAEVHGNYYGTLRSQVRDVLASGRHVLMDIDVQGARQFHLAFPETVLIFVLPPSGEVLKSRLTARKSEDRERLLVRLRNARAELGEVGHYHYVVVNDDLERAVKQVSAIIDAEGLRHDRVQEVEAQVEALIAQLEQEIHVFSRGD comes from the coding sequence ATGACCACCTTTCCGGTCATCCTGTCCGCCCCGTCCGGTGGCGGAAAGACAACAATCGCGCGCCGTCTGCTGGAGCGGCGTGCCGACCTGGGTTATTCTGTCAGTTGCACGACGCGCGCCCCCCGCGAAGGTGAGGTGGACGGGCGTGATTACCGGTTCCTCTCTCCAGAGGCGTTCCTGGCCGCACGGGATGCGGGCGAGTTCGCCGAATGGGCTGAGGTCCACGGGAATTACTATGGGACCCTGCGCTCACAGGTGCGGGATGTGTTGGCCAGTGGCCGGCACGTACTCATGGATATCGACGTGCAGGGGGCGCGACAGTTCCATCTCGCGTTTCCCGAAACGGTACTGATCTTCGTGCTGCCACCGTCCGGCGAGGTGCTAAAAAGCCGCCTCACGGCGCGGAAGAGCGAAGATCGCGAGCGGTTGCTCGTGCGTCTGCGAAACGCGCGCGCCGAACTGGGGGAAGTGGGACACTATCACTACGTGGTGGTGAACGACGACCTCGAGCGGGCCGTGAAGCAGGTGAGTGCCATCATTGATGCCGAAGGGCTGCGCCACGACCGGGTGCAGGAAGTCGAAGCGCAGGTCGAGGCGCTCATCGCGCAGCTCGAACAGGAAATTCACGTCTTCAGCAGGGGCGACTGA